A window of the Cloacibacillus sp. An23 genome harbors these coding sequences:
- a CDS encoding TOBE domain-containing protein — translation MNLSARNQLKATVAGVKKGAVNDEVSLRLADGTTLTSIITETSCENLGLKEGAEAYAVIKASNVMIGEGDGGLRLSARNQLKGVVESVRDGAVNCEVDVKLEGGEKIVSIITMSSAKRLGLVPGKEVRAVIKASDIMVGVAE, via the coding sequence ATGAATCTAAGCGCACGCAACCAGCTTAAAGCGACCGTCGCCGGAGTCAAAAAAGGCGCGGTCAACGACGAAGTTTCGCTCCGCCTCGCGGACGGCACCACGCTCACCTCGATAATCACCGAGACGAGCTGCGAGAACCTCGGCCTCAAGGAAGGCGCCGAGGCCTACGCTGTAATCAAGGCGTCGAACGTAATGATCGGCGAGGGCGACGGAGGACTCAGGCTCTCGGCCCGCAACCAGCTCAAGGGCGTCGTCGAATCAGTCAGGGACGGAGCGGTGAACTGCGAAGTGGACGTAAAGCTCGAGGGCGGAGAGAAGATCGTCTCCATCATCACGATGTCGAGCGCCAAGCGCCTCGGCCTGGTCCCCGGCAAGGAAGTCCGCGCCGTGATCAAAGCCTCGGACATCATGGTCGGCGTGGCGGAATAA
- a CDS encoding C45 family peptidase, with amino-acid sequence MAYMPFFTIQGRTPRERGADYGSQCRELIGGVLERYMTFFNSGHAAVSWDDAREISKKFLPFIEAYSPELLEELRGVAEGSGASFDDLLTLNSRSEAMTLVRRPASDEEELDGCSSVAVLPEASADGHTILAQNWDTYTWQEYGTVILQVLKDGGADMMIVTEAGQLARYGMNQAGLALGVNSLHKTSNTKVFGVPSVFVRRKFLEQDRYVDAVNKIFGAEAMLPMYYAAAYGAGDAMGFEKLARGQLVLYPENGLISHSNHIKHPKYGYQVDALGGTLYRDRRILRRLAPKAGAITRADIIEAFKDHFGFPFSVCRHGDERKKELDKISTLGCIVMDATDKRLWACKGTPCCGQFREYAWDRPAKLAQWSGAVEW; translated from the coding sequence ATGGCTTATATGCCTTTTTTTACGATTCAGGGGAGGACTCCGCGCGAGCGCGGGGCGGACTACGGCTCGCAGTGCCGAGAGCTTATCGGCGGCGTTCTCGAACGCTACATGACCTTCTTCAACAGCGGCCACGCTGCGGTAAGCTGGGACGACGCGCGCGAGATATCTAAGAAGTTCCTTCCGTTCATAGAGGCGTACTCGCCGGAGCTTCTCGAGGAGCTCCGCGGCGTGGCCGAGGGCTCGGGAGCGTCTTTCGACGACCTGCTGACGCTCAACTCGCGCTCCGAGGCTATGACGCTCGTGCGCCGTCCGGCCTCGGACGAGGAGGAGCTTGACGGCTGCTCGAGCGTCGCGGTGCTGCCAGAGGCGTCGGCTGACGGCCATACGATTCTCGCTCAGAACTGGGATACATATACGTGGCAGGAATACGGCACCGTCATTTTACAGGTACTTAAAGACGGCGGCGCCGACATGATGATAGTGACGGAGGCCGGACAGCTCGCGCGCTACGGCATGAACCAGGCCGGGCTCGCGCTCGGCGTCAACAGCCTGCACAAGACGAGCAACACGAAGGTATTCGGCGTCCCGTCCGTGTTCGTCCGCCGCAAGTTCCTCGAGCAGGACCGCTATGTGGACGCTGTGAACAAGATATTCGGCGCCGAGGCGATGCTGCCGATGTACTACGCCGCCGCTTACGGCGCGGGAGACGCGATGGGCTTTGAAAAGCTCGCGCGCGGGCAGCTGGTGCTCTATCCTGAGAACGGCCTCATCTCGCACAGCAATCACATCAAGCATCCGAAATACGGCTATCAGGTGGACGCGCTCGGCGGGACGCTCTACAGGGACCGCCGCATACTGCGCCGTCTCGCGCCGAAGGCCGGGGCGATAACGCGCGCGGATATAATAGAGGCATTCAAGGATCATTTCGGATTCCCGTTCAGCGTCTGCCGCCACGGCGACGAGCGCAAGAAGGAGCTGGACAAGATAAGCACGCTCGGCTGCATCGTCATGGACGCGACGGACAAGCGTCTCTGGGCCTGCAAGGGGACGCCGTGCTGCGGCCAGTTCCGCGAGTACGCATGGGACCGTCCCGCAAAGCTCGCTCAGTGGAGCGGCGCCGTCGAGTGGTGA
- a CDS encoding AbgT family transporter, giving the protein MGQSVTSEKKSLFFRFINGVEVVGNKLPHPFYLFCILCVIAVALSVIFGGASISYMSASSSGGGEKMVTATVRNLLNRETITYVTENMYKIYYNFAPMMMVGLLMLSIGLADQVGFFSALIRRTILGARPSLVFAVVSFIAINAHIASNAGVLGCTTVAAAVFALLGYNPWLGIILAYAAGNAGMAASIFAGNLDVLISGINVSVCTSLGIDPSTVHVLEHWYFLIASLVVLTVAYTLITTKFVRGFIGEPKDLSLVLGKETEHELTPVERRGLRNAGIAAVLFFVVLFALCFPQDSFFRAADGSIVPNSPLLKSVLTLLFLFFQITAMVYGRTTGAIAKWNDMPKMMSKSIGLVTSFMVIALPASLFIYLFNASNIPTVLGATGAQWLKEAGFNGLLLLIVVAVMTCFLDLFMTSGSSKWMILAPILIPMFYAVDISPALTALAYRIGDSAMNAVAPISSDVALIVGLLVAYNTDKDKTPGMGTVFAGCMPYAIVTIAIQIILLCVWWVFELPLGPGVTLFVK; this is encoded by the coding sequence ATGGGACAATCTGTAACTAGCGAGAAAAAAAGCCTCTTCTTCCGTTTTATCAACGGCGTCGAGGTGGTCGGCAACAAGTTGCCGCATCCGTTCTATCTGTTCTGCATACTCTGCGTCATCGCTGTCGCGCTTTCGGTGATATTCGGCGGCGCTTCGATAAGCTATATGTCGGCGTCCAGCTCCGGCGGCGGCGAGAAGATGGTCACCGCCACGGTGCGCAATCTCCTGAACAGGGAGACCATCACATATGTCACCGAGAATATGTATAAGATATATTACAACTTCGCGCCGATGATGATGGTCGGGCTGCTCATGCTCTCTATCGGGCTGGCCGACCAGGTCGGATTCTTCAGCGCGCTCATACGCCGCACGATACTCGGCGCTCGTCCGTCGCTCGTCTTCGCCGTCGTTTCGTTCATCGCCATCAACGCGCACATCGCGTCAAACGCGGGCGTCCTCGGCTGCACGACGGTCGCGGCCGCCGTCTTCGCCCTGCTCGGCTACAACCCGTGGCTCGGCATCATACTCGCTTACGCGGCGGGCAACGCGGGAATGGCTGCGAGCATCTTCGCCGGCAACCTCGACGTGCTCATCAGCGGCATCAACGTCTCGGTCTGCACCTCGCTCGGCATCGACCCTTCGACGGTGCACGTACTCGAGCATTGGTACTTCCTTATCGCCAGCCTTGTAGTCCTGACCGTGGCGTACACTCTTATAACGACGAAGTTCGTGCGCGGCTTCATAGGCGAGCCGAAAGACCTGAGCCTCGTGCTCGGCAAGGAGACAGAGCACGAGCTGACGCCGGTCGAGCGCAGAGGGCTGCGCAACGCGGGGATAGCCGCCGTGCTTTTCTTCGTAGTGCTTTTCGCGCTCTGCTTCCCGCAGGATTCGTTCTTCCGCGCGGCGGACGGCAGCATAGTGCCGAACTCGCCGCTGCTTAAGAGCGTGCTTACGCTGCTCTTCCTCTTCTTCCAGATCACGGCGATGGTCTACGGACGCACGACCGGCGCCATCGCGAAATGGAACGATATGCCGAAGATGATGTCGAAAAGCATAGGACTCGTCACGAGCTTCATGGTCATAGCGCTTCCCGCGTCGCTCTTCATCTACCTCTTCAACGCTTCGAACATTCCGACCGTGTTGGGGGCGACCGGCGCGCAGTGGCTTAAGGAGGCCGGCTTCAACGGGCTGCTGCTGCTCATAGTCGTCGCCGTCATGACATGCTTCCTCGACCTCTTCATGACCTCCGGCTCGTCGAAGTGGATGATACTCGCGCCGATACTCATACCGATGTTCTACGCGGTGGACATAAGCCCCGCGCTGACGGCGCTCGCCTACCGCATAGGCGACTCCGCGATGAACGCGGTCGCGCCGATATCGTCCGACGTCGCGCTCATCGTCGGCCTTCTAGTCGCATACAACACCGACAAGGACAAGACGCCCGGCATGGGCACGGTCTTCGCCGGCTGTATGCCATACGCGATAGTCACGATAGCCATTCAGATAATACTGCTCTGCGTCTGGTGGGTGTTCGAGCTGCCGCTCGGCCCGGGCGTGACGCTGTTCGTCAAATGA
- a CDS encoding amidohydrolase: MRKPDAAFVNGKVYTADGDFSVVSAFCVSGDRFVAAGTDEEIRALCAPETKIVDLKGRCVLPGLIDSHLHVNNTGAMKMELNLVGKGREEIVAMVAEAYGRAKPGEWIVGRGWLNDEWSDASFPTKEELDAVAPDIPVYLKRACGHAAWVNSAAFAAAGVTCETPDPAGGEYLRAGDGSLLGTVTDQAQDPFNKAIPPYNKEQLQRIVLLAQEGFVSAGLTTVHDAGTAEEWIQAWEELYQKRELKIRIYASMRVVGRPNYEELMEGSLRYFQKGLRIGMYGNRLTARAYKISGDGSLGARSAWMLEDYGDRPGHRGNGKWTDEQLYNVLYEARRAGFQIWIHAIGDAANRQALDVYERLLSEIPDGDARLRIEHAQILSPHDIPRFRKLGVIPTHQTVFLRTDKKVAEARLGAERMKGAYAWRTLIDGGNVVPNGTDSPVESYNPFLSMYCAVSRKDEHGQPEGGWYPSEAMTREEALRSYTTWGAYAGFEEKLKGSIEPGKLADFVVIDRDFMTCPEDEIKDIRVLRTVIGGETVYEKAL, from the coding sequence ATGAGAAAGCCTGACGCAGCATTTGTGAACGGAAAGGTCTACACCGCAGACGGGGACTTCTCCGTCGTTTCCGCGTTCTGCGTTTCCGGCGACCGTTTCGTCGCCGCCGGAACAGACGAGGAGATACGCGCGCTCTGCGCGCCGGAGACTAAGATAGTGGATTTGAAGGGCCGCTGCGTCCTTCCCGGGCTCATCGACTCGCATCTGCACGTCAACAACACCGGCGCTATGAAGATGGAGCTGAACCTCGTCGGCAAAGGGCGTGAAGAGATCGTCGCGATGGTCGCGGAAGCCTACGGGCGCGCGAAGCCGGGCGAGTGGATAGTCGGACGCGGCTGGCTCAACGACGAGTGGAGCGACGCGTCGTTCCCTACGAAGGAGGAGCTCGACGCCGTCGCCCCGGACATCCCGGTTTATCTCAAGCGCGCCTGTGGGCACGCCGCGTGGGTGAACAGCGCGGCCTTCGCCGCGGCCGGAGTGACTTGCGAAACGCCGGACCCAGCGGGCGGCGAATACCTGAGAGCCGGGGACGGTTCGCTGCTGGGCACGGTGACGGATCAGGCGCAGGATCCTTTCAACAAAGCGATCCCACCGTACAATAAAGAGCAGCTTCAGCGCATCGTGCTGCTTGCGCAGGAGGGCTTCGTATCGGCGGGGCTGACGACCGTCCACGACGCCGGGACGGCCGAGGAATGGATACAGGCGTGGGAGGAGCTCTACCAGAAGCGCGAGCTTAAGATACGCATCTACGCGAGCATGCGCGTCGTCGGGCGTCCGAACTACGAGGAGCTGATGGAGGGCTCGCTGCGCTATTTCCAGAAGGGGCTGCGCATAGGCATGTACGGCAACAGGCTGACTGCGCGCGCTTACAAGATATCCGGCGACGGCTCACTCGGCGCCAGAAGCGCGTGGATGCTCGAGGACTACGGCGACCGTCCCGGGCATCGCGGCAACGGCAAGTGGACGGACGAGCAGCTTTACAACGTCCTCTACGAAGCGCGCCGCGCAGGCTTTCAGATATGGATTCACGCAATAGGGGACGCGGCGAACCGCCAGGCGCTCGACGTGTACGAGCGGCTGCTCTCCGAGATCCCCGACGGCGACGCGCGGCTGCGTATAGAACACGCGCAGATACTTTCACCGCACGATATACCGCGTTTCAGGAAGCTCGGCGTCATACCGACGCATCAGACCGTATTCCTGCGCACCGACAAGAAGGTCGCGGAGGCGCGGCTCGGCGCGGAGCGCATGAAAGGGGCGTATGCGTGGCGCACTCTCATCGACGGCGGCAACGTCGTGCCGAACGGAACGGACTCGCCGGTCGAAAGCTACAATCCTTTCCTCAGTATGTACTGCGCGGTGTCGCGCAAAGACGAGCACGGGCAGCCTGAAGGGGGCTGGTATCCGAGCGAGGCGATGACGAGGGAGGAGGCGCTGCGCTCTTACACGACGTGGGGGGCGTACGCCGGATTCGAGGAGAAGCTGAAGGGCAGCATCGAGCCAGGCAAGCTCGCTGACTTCGTCGTGATAGACAGGGACTTTATGACCTGCCCCGAAGACGAGATAAAGGATATACGGGTACTGCGCACCGTCATCGGCGGCGAGACCGTTTATGAAAAGGCGCTCTAA
- a CDS encoding GNAT family N-acetyltransferase: MLTIRAARAGEFETVRAFYHSLIDAMEGAEFHPKWEKYVYPSDDFLRSSVGRGEMYLGFDGGEPAAAMAINGDGAEGYDGAPWRVPAARGEFSVVHALGVHPAFQGRGFARELVRRAIAESRARGMKALRLDVLSGNVPALRLYESEGFRYVETIKLFYEDTGVADFLLYEYAL; the protein is encoded by the coding sequence ATGCTTACGATACGCGCCGCGCGGGCCGGGGAATTTGAGACGGTGCGCGCTTTTTACCACAGCCTCATAGACGCTATGGAGGGGGCGGAATTTCATCCGAAATGGGAGAAATACGTCTATCCCTCCGACGATTTCCTGCGTTCGTCGGTCGGGCGCGGCGAAATGTATCTCGGCTTCGACGGAGGAGAACCGGCGGCTGCGATGGCGATAAACGGCGATGGCGCTGAGGGTTACGACGGCGCGCCGTGGCGCGTTCCCGCCGCGCGCGGGGAATTTTCCGTCGTCCACGCGCTCGGCGTACACCCTGCGTTTCAGGGGCGCGGCTTCGCGCGAGAGCTCGTGCGAAGGGCGATAGCGGAATCGCGGGCGCGCGGCATGAAGGCGCTGCGCCTCGACGTGCTTTCGGGCAACGTCCCTGCGCTGCGGCTCTACGAATCGGAGGGCTTCCGCTACGTGGAGACGATAAAGCTTTTCTACGAAGACACGGGCGTCGCGGATTTCCTGCTTTACGAGTACGCGCTGTAA
- a CDS encoding Mrp/NBP35 family ATP-binding protein encodes MAQENCSHDCGSCQQKCSEAEKPDFRVVANPLSDVKKVIGVVSGKGGVGKSLVTALLASAMQKKGLQCGILDADITGPSIPKMFGVDALATSNESGILPCRTRGGIDIMSVNLLMEDKATPVIWRGPAIAGVVQQFWSDVIWSYEDCLLVDMPPGTGDVPLTVFQSLPVDGIVIVASPQELVSLIVEKALRMAKEMNIPILGVIENMSYVQCPDCGKKIKIFGEGRTAETAAKYGIDFLGEIPIIPELAALCDAGNIEYYSADFMDKAIEKIESAGNKK; translated from the coding sequence ATGGCTCAGGAAAACTGCTCCCACGACTGCGGGAGCTGCCAGCAGAAATGCTCCGAGGCTGAGAAGCCGGATTTTCGCGTAGTGGCGAATCCGCTCAGCGACGTCAAAAAGGTGATAGGAGTCGTCAGCGGCAAGGGCGGCGTAGGAAAGTCGCTCGTCACGGCGCTGCTCGCCTCCGCGATGCAGAAGAAGGGACTTCAGTGCGGAATACTGGACGCCGACATAACGGGGCCGTCGATACCGAAGATGTTCGGCGTGGACGCGCTCGCGACCTCGAACGAGTCGGGCATACTGCCCTGCCGCACGCGCGGCGGCATCGACATAATGTCCGTCAACCTGCTGATGGAGGACAAGGCGACGCCGGTCATATGGCGCGGCCCCGCGATTGCGGGAGTCGTTCAGCAGTTCTGGAGCGACGTAATATGGAGCTATGAGGACTGCCTGCTCGTCGACATGCCGCCGGGAACGGGCGACGTGCCGCTGACGGTCTTCCAGTCGCTGCCGGTGGACGGCATCGTCATCGTCGCCTCTCCGCAGGAGCTGGTCTCGCTCATCGTCGAGAAGGCGCTGCGCATGGCTAAGGAGATGAACATCCCGATACTCGGCGTGATAGAAAACATGAGCTACGTCCAGTGCCCGGACTGCGGCAAAAAAATCAAGATTTTCGGCGAGGGGCGCACGGCGGAGACGGCGGCGAAGTACGGCATAGACTTCCTCGGCGAGATCCCGATCATCCCCGAGCTCGCGGCCCTATGCGACGCGGGCAACATCGAATACTACTCGGCGGATTTTATGGACAAAGCCATAGAAAAGATAGAATCGGCGGGGAATAAAAAATAA
- a CDS encoding GNAT family N-acetyltransferase: MNKKNLKMKPVGSEYMEQYNALLRYVFQVTDQELHSVGWQEKEIIHAKFPTMKKADVIGWFDNDMLVSQAAVYPMQVRVFDRTYKMGGLTGVGTYPEYSNMGLMHKLLEQALKNMKKRGQYISYLYPYSIPYYRRKGWEIISDKISYEIEDYQLPKSRQVAGDVRRVKTDGPELKETYERYAMRTHGAVLRDELAWNEYWLWDPDDIMAAVYYNERNEPDGYVIYWIANEIFHIKDMIFNNEDARAGLWNFVSAHFSMIDAVQGDTYTDEPLAFLLEDASIKETISPYYMARIVDFPSFIADYPFKADIVEREWKFTLSDPIMECNQGTFRLTISKEGEGRAERIAEQCGDEINIQTMTTMLMGYKRPDYLAKIGRLRAGGGVIDMLEDAIEQQTPYISDYF, encoded by the coding sequence ATGAATAAAAAAAATCTTAAGATGAAGCCGGTCGGCAGCGAATACATGGAGCAGTACAACGCGCTGCTGCGCTATGTGTTCCAGGTGACGGACCAGGAGCTGCATTCCGTCGGCTGGCAGGAGAAGGAAATAATACACGCGAAGTTCCCGACGATGAAGAAGGCGGACGTGATAGGCTGGTTCGACAACGACATGCTCGTATCGCAGGCCGCCGTCTACCCCATGCAGGTGCGCGTATTCGACAGGACGTACAAGATGGGAGGGCTGACGGGCGTCGGCACCTACCCAGAGTATTCCAACATGGGGCTGATGCACAAACTGCTCGAACAGGCTCTCAAGAACATGAAGAAGCGCGGGCAGTACATTTCGTACCTCTACCCCTATTCCATCCCCTATTACCGGCGCAAGGGCTGGGAGATAATTTCCGACAAAATCTCCTACGAGATAGAAGACTACCAGCTTCCCAAGAGCCGCCAGGTCGCGGGCGACGTGCGCCGCGTCAAGACGGACGGCCCGGAGCTCAAGGAGACCTACGAGCGCTACGCGATGCGCACGCACGGCGCTGTGCTTCGCGACGAGCTGGCATGGAACGAATACTGGCTGTGGGACCCCGACGACATCATGGCGGCGGTCTATTACAACGAGCGCAACGAGCCCGACGGCTACGTCATATACTGGATAGCGAACGAAATCTTCCACATCAAGGACATGATCTTCAACAACGAGGACGCGCGCGCGGGGCTGTGGAATTTCGTCTCGGCGCACTTCTCGATGATAGACGCGGTGCAGGGCGACACGTACACCGACGAGCCGCTCGCCTTCCTGCTCGAGGACGCGAGCATAAAGGAGACGATCTCACCCTACTACATGGCGCGCATCGTGGACTTCCCGTCGTTCATAGCCGATTACCCGTTCAAGGCCGACATCGTCGAGCGCGAGTGGAAATTCACCCTCTCCGACCCGATAATGGAGTGCAACCAGGGGACCTTCCGCCTAACCATATCGAAGGAGGGCGAGGGACGCGCCGAGCGGATAGCCGAGCAGTGCGGCGACGAGATAAACATACAGACAATGACGACGATGCTGATGGGCTACAAGCGCCCGGACTACCTCGCGAAGATAGGGCGCCTGCGCGCCGGCGGCGGCGTTATAGACATGCTCGAAGACGCCATAGAACAGCAGACGCCGTATATATCCGATTATTTCTAA
- a CDS encoding arsenate reductase family protein, whose protein sequence is MLLLCYPKCTTCQKAKKWLDEKGIAYEERDIKTENPSADELRAWHKLSGLPLKKFFNTSGNSYKNLGLKDKLPAMSEDEQIELLATDGMLVKRPLLVTDTRVLTGFREAEWSEALK, encoded by the coding sequence ATGCTTCTGCTCTGCTACCCCAAATGCACGACATGCCAGAAGGCGAAGAAATGGCTCGACGAAAAGGGCATAGCCTATGAGGAGCGCGACATCAAGACGGAGAACCCGAGCGCGGACGAGCTGCGCGCGTGGCACAAGCTCTCCGGCCTGCCGCTGAAAAAATTCTTCAACACAAGCGGCAATTCCTATAAAAATCTCGGCCTCAAAGACAAACTTCCGGCGATGAGCGAGGACGAGCAGATAGAGCTGCTCGCTACGGACGGGATGCTCGTCAAGCGCCCGCTGCTCGTCACGGATACGCGGGTGCTGACCGGCTTCCGCGAGGCCGAATGGAGCGAGGCGCTCAAATAA
- a CDS encoding amidohydrolase → MIPQKITEEMTARRRDFHKYPERGWTEFRTTAICAAALERLGWRVRFADEFIEPARVMGRDIDAAAEKRRALAQGAPAEAMSRIGEYTGLCAELGEGSPLTVMRFDIDCVETAESAEPSHRPAALGFASVNAGLSHSCGHDGHAAIGLALAEMLANERQNLRGTVRLLFQPAEEGVRGGYAFAPLARGADHFIASHLGLGLPTGVVCGGMGGFLCSTKFDAEFTGRAAHAGGEPERGRNALLAAAQAALAIHSIAPHSGGVMRVNVGVLSAGEGRNVVPPHALMKIETRGENDGIAAYAYERAEAALKGAALMYGAELAVTKRGETTAAESDEKLARIITDEAASVPGVTGTRLHRRISVSDDACWLMRETQKSGGLAAYACFGADAPAGHHNGAFDLDEAALPIALETLYKTAARLNAAE, encoded by the coding sequence GTGATTCCGCAAAAAATAACCGAAGAAATGACGGCGCGCCGCCGCGACTTCCACAAATACCCGGAGCGCGGATGGACTGAATTCCGCACGACGGCGATCTGCGCGGCGGCGCTTGAGCGGCTCGGCTGGCGCGTGCGCTTCGCGGACGAATTTATAGAGCCGGCGCGCGTCATGGGGCGCGATATCGACGCCGCGGCGGAAAAGCGGCGCGCTCTCGCGCAGGGCGCGCCCGCGGAGGCCATGTCGCGCATCGGCGAATACACGGGGCTCTGCGCCGAGCTCGGCGAGGGCTCGCCTCTTACAGTCATGCGCTTCGACATAGACTGCGTGGAGACGGCGGAGAGCGCAGAACCTTCGCACCGTCCAGCGGCGCTCGGCTTCGCCTCCGTCAACGCGGGGCTTTCGCACTCCTGCGGACACGACGGACACGCGGCGATAGGCTTGGCGCTCGCGGAAATGCTTGCGAACGAACGACAGAATCTGCGCGGCACGGTGCGTTTGCTCTTCCAGCCCGCCGAGGAGGGAGTGCGCGGCGGATACGCCTTCGCGCCGCTCGCGCGCGGCGCGGATCATTTCATAGCCTCGCATCTCGGCCTCGGCCTGCCTACTGGCGTCGTATGCGGCGGCATGGGCGGCTTCCTCTGCTCGACGAAGTTCGACGCGGAGTTCACGGGCCGGGCCGCCCACGCGGGCGGCGAGCCGGAGCGCGGGCGCAACGCGCTGCTCGCCGCGGCGCAGGCGGCTCTCGCGATACACTCAATAGCGCCGCATTCGGGCGGCGTCATGCGAGTCAACGTCGGCGTGCTGAGCGCGGGCGAGGGGCGCAACGTCGTGCCGCCGCACGCGCTGATGAAGATAGAGACGCGCGGCGAAAACGACGGGATAGCCGCCTACGCCTACGAGCGCGCGGAAGCGGCGCTCAAGGGGGCGGCTCTGATGTACGGCGCGGAGCTGGCCGTGACGAAGCGGGGCGAGACGACGGCGGCGGAAAGCGACGAAAAGCTGGCGCGCATAATAACCGACGAGGCCGCCTCAGTCCCAGGCGTGACCGGGACGCGGCTTCACAGGCGGATATCCGTGAGCGACGACGCCTGCTGGCTCATGCGCGAGACGCAGAAAAGCGGCGGCCTCGCGGCATACGCATGCTTCGGCGCGGACGCGCCGGCGGGCCACCACAACGGAGCCTTCGACCTCGACGAGGCGGCTCTGCCCATAGCTCTCGAAACCTTATACAAAACCGCCGCGCGGCTGAACGCCGCGGAATAA
- a CDS encoding Lrp/AsnC family transcriptional regulator, translated as MDNKKREEILRLLEANARYTPKDIAVMLGLGVEETEKEIKQMEKERIICGYHALVDWDKTDDEKISALVELKVMPQRGHGYDSIAEKIYQYPEVESLYLMSGAYDFSVILKKATMKEIANFVSTRLAVMEEVQSTATHIVLVRYKDHGTTFAETKKDQRVMVMP; from the coding sequence ATGGACAACAAAAAGAGAGAAGAAATACTCCGCCTGCTCGAGGCCAACGCGAGATACACGCCGAAGGACATCGCCGTGATGCTCGGTCTCGGCGTAGAAGAGACCGAAAAAGAGATAAAGCAGATGGAGAAGGAGCGCATCATCTGCGGCTACCACGCTCTCGTGGACTGGGACAAGACAGACGACGAAAAGATCTCCGCGCTCGTCGAGCTCAAGGTCATGCCGCAGCGCGGGCACGGCTACGACAGCATAGCCGAGAAGATATACCAGTACCCCGAGGTCGAATCGCTGTACCTCATGTCCGGGGCATACGACTTCTCAGTCATCCTCAAAAAAGCGACGATGAAGGAGATAGCGAACTTCGTCTCCACGCGCCTCGCCGTCATGGAAGAGGTCCAGAGCACCGCGACGCACATCGTCCTCGTCCGCTACAAGGACCACGGCACGACCTTCGCCGAGACGAAAAAAGACCAGCGCGTGATGGTGATGCCATGA
- a CDS encoding aminotransferase class I/II-fold pyridoxal phosphate-dependent enzyme, with the protein MRDFICDKIKRIKPSGIRRLFDIANEIPDVISLGVGEPDFDTPWHIREEGIYALQKGRTFYTSNSGLPELREEIANYMYRKYGLVYDPKNEIILTVGGSEAIDIAFRATLNPGDEVVYPEPGYVSYEPCILLADGRPVSIELSAETEFRLQPEQLEAAITPRTKVLLISYPNNPTGAIMERADLEKLVPVILKHDLLVISDEIYSELCYKERHVSIASLPGMHERTIVINGFSKSFAMTGWRLGWVCAPAHLMEYMLKIHQFGIMSAPTMSQYAAISALRSGDKDTEMMAESYNQRRRFLMEAFAEMGLPCFEPYGAFYVFPDISEFGMGSEEFCEKLLKAENVAVVPGSAFGKSGDKHVRISYCYSVEELKEAMTRIARFVDKLRSEEKDKAKER; encoded by the coding sequence ATGAGAGATTTCATCTGCGACAAGATAAAGCGGATAAAGCCGTCGGGCATCCGCCGCCTCTTCGACATCGCGAACGAGATACCTGACGTCATATCGCTCGGCGTCGGCGAGCCGGATTTCGATACGCCGTGGCACATCCGCGAGGAGGGCATCTACGCGCTCCAGAAGGGACGCACATTCTACACCTCCAACTCAGGCCTGCCGGAGCTGCGCGAAGAAATAGCGAACTACATGTACCGCAAGTACGGCCTCGTCTACGACCCGAAGAACGAGATAATCCTCACCGTCGGCGGCAGCGAGGCGATAGACATAGCCTTCCGCGCGACGCTGAACCCGGGCGACGAGGTGGTCTACCCCGAGCCGGGCTACGTATCCTACGAGCCGTGCATACTGCTCGCCGACGGCAGGCCCGTCTCGATAGAGCTCTCGGCGGAGACCGAGTTCCGCCTCCAGCCCGAGCAGCTCGAGGCGGCGATCACGCCGAGGACGAAGGTCCTGCTCATATCGTACCCGAACAATCCGACCGGAGCGATAATGGAGCGAGCCGACCTTGAAAAGCTCGTCCCGGTGATACTCAAGCACGACCTGCTCGTCATCTCCGACGAGATATACAGCGAGCTCTGCTACAAGGAGCGCCACGTCAGCATAGCGTCGCTGCCCGGGATGCACGAGCGCACGATAGTCATAAACGGCTTCTCGAAGTCCTTCGCGATGACCGGCTGGCGTCTGGGCTGGGTCTGCGCGCCGGCGCACCTCATGGAGTATATGCTCAAGATACACCAGTTCGGCATCATGTCCGCGCCGACGATGAGCCAGTACGCGGCTATATCGGCGCTGCGCAGCGGCGACAAGGATACGGAGATGATGGCCGAGTCATACAACCAGCGCCGCCGCTTCCTGATGGAGGCTTTCGCCGAAATGGGGCTGCCGTGCTTCGAGCCTTACGGAGCCTTCTACGTGTTCCCCGACATTTCGGAATTCGGCATGGGCTCGGAAGAGTTCTGCGAGAAGCTTCTGAAGGCCGAGAACGTCGCGGTCGTCCCCGGCTCCGCCTTCGGCAAGTCCGGCGACAAACACGTGCGCATCTCCTACTGCTACTCCGTCGAGGAACTCAAAGAGGCTATGACGCGCATAGCGCGCTTCGTCGATAAGCTGCGCTCGGAAGAGAAAGACAAGGCGAAGGAAAGATAA